A region of Lichenibacterium dinghuense DNA encodes the following proteins:
- a CDS encoding SLC13 family permease, whose amino-acid sequence MTLDQGLAFGLIAVTIGLFVWGRLPYDLVAMSALLVGIALGIVPEKHAFEGFSDEIIVIIAAALVVSACIARSGTIEVLMRPILPKLRTAAVQAPALSACVLLLSMVTKNVGALAIFMPIALQLARRHGTPPSALLMPMAAASLTGGLVTLVGTSPNIIIAKVRADMFGKPFTMFDFTPVGLSIAALTIAFLTVGWRLLPVRRAASSMDAAFTIDSYTAEAVLGPHSPAVGFTVAEFEALQQGDVSVAGIVRERFRRYAPTPASRLQAGDVLLLRGEPESLDGIVARARLDLAGGTAHDAEGHATVVEGVVTENSPLIGHTPSQMALQARHGVGLVALSRRGTAILQRLSTVRFRQGDVVVLRSASPSLPETLGELHVLPLAERSITLGISHRGWTPLLVLAAAMTLVALKLVGVAVAFFGAAVVLLLLRTMTMHEAYKTVEWHIVFLLGALLPLSHAVRDTGGTDLIARSLGHAVEGLGPTTTLAVVMVIAMAVTPFFHNAPTTLVMGPIAGSLAVKLGLNPDPFLMAVALGAGCDFLTPVGHQCNTLVLGPGGYRFGDYARLGLPLSIMVVAAGVPLIAWFWPLHGHGP is encoded by the coding sequence ATGACACTCGACCAAGGGTTGGCCTTCGGCCTCATCGCCGTCACCATCGGCCTGTTCGTGTGGGGGCGCCTGCCCTACGACCTCGTGGCCATGTCGGCGCTCCTGGTCGGCATCGCGCTCGGCATCGTGCCGGAGAAGCACGCCTTCGAGGGCTTCTCGGACGAGATCATCGTGATCATCGCGGCGGCGCTGGTGGTCAGCGCCTGCATCGCGCGCTCGGGCACGATCGAGGTCCTGATGCGGCCGATCCTGCCGAAGCTGCGCACGGCCGCCGTGCAGGCGCCCGCGCTCTCGGCCTGCGTGCTCCTCCTGTCCATGGTGACCAAGAACGTCGGCGCGCTCGCCATCTTCATGCCGATCGCGCTGCAGCTGGCGCGGCGCCACGGGACCCCGCCCTCCGCGCTGCTGATGCCCATGGCGGCGGCCTCGCTCACCGGCGGCCTCGTCACGCTGGTCGGTACCTCGCCCAACATCATCATCGCCAAGGTCCGGGCCGACATGTTCGGCAAGCCCTTCACGATGTTCGACTTCACCCCGGTGGGCCTGTCCATCGCCGCGCTGACGATCGCGTTCCTGACGGTGGGCTGGCGGCTGCTGCCCGTGCGCCGCGCCGCGTCCTCCATGGACGCCGCCTTCACGATCGACAGCTACACCGCGGAAGCCGTGCTGGGCCCCCATTCGCCCGCGGTCGGCTTCACCGTGGCCGAGTTCGAGGCCCTGCAGCAGGGCGACGTTTCGGTGGCCGGCATCGTGCGCGAGCGCTTCCGCCGCTACGCCCCCACCCCCGCATCGCGGCTCCAGGCCGGCGACGTGCTGCTGCTGCGCGGCGAGCCCGAGAGCCTCGACGGCATCGTGGCCCGGGCGCGGCTCGACCTCGCCGGCGGGACCGCCCACGACGCCGAGGGCCACGCCACCGTGGTCGAGGGCGTGGTCACCGAGAATTCGCCGCTGATCGGGCACACGCCGAGCCAGATGGCGCTGCAGGCGCGCCACGGGGTCGGCCTCGTGGCGCTGAGCCGACGCGGCACCGCCATCCTGCAGCGGCTGTCGACGGTGCGCTTCCGCCAGGGCGACGTGGTGGTGCTGCGCTCGGCCTCGCCCTCGCTGCCCGAAACGCTCGGCGAACTGCACGTGCTGCCGCTGGCCGAGCGCTCCATCACGCTCGGGATCAGCCACCGCGGCTGGACCCCGCTCCTCGTGCTGGCCGCCGCGATGACGCTGGTGGCCCTCAAGCTGGTGGGCGTCGCGGTGGCGTTCTTCGGCGCGGCCGTGGTGCTGCTGCTGCTGCGCACCATGACCATGCACGAGGCCTACAAGACCGTGGAATGGCACATCGTGTTCCTGCTCGGCGCCCTGCTGCCGCTCAGCCACGCCGTGCGCGACACCGGCGGCACCGACCTGATCGCCCGCAGCCTCGGCCACGCCGTGGAAGGGCTCGGCCCCACCACCACGCTGGCCGTGGTGATGGTGATCGCCATGGCGGTGACGCCCTTCTTCCACAACGCGCCGACCACGCTGGTGATGGGTCCGATCGCCGGCAGCCTCGCGGTGAAGCTCGGCCTCAACCCCGACCCCTTCCTGATGGCGGTGGCGCTCGGCGCGGGCTGCGACTTCCTCACCCCCGTCGGCCACCAGTGCAACACGCTGGTGCTGGGGCCGGGCGGGTACCGCTTCGGCGACTACGCCCGGCTCGGCCTGCCCCTGTCGATCATGGTGGTGGCGGCCGGCGTGCCGCTGAT
- a CDS encoding hybrid sensor histidine kinase/response regulator, producing the protein MDDGDAGPAGAGPTAADFRHLADAIPQLAWIADGEGSIFWYNRRWYDYTGTTLDEMRGRGWAKVHHPDHVLHVVERYNAAFSRGDTWEDTFPLRRHDGAYRWFLSRAEPLRDGAGRIVRWFGTNTDVTESREAEAAVRRSEERFRTLISASADLIWTAGPDGGLIPPLPTWRAYTGQTEADYAGWGWLDIVHPDDRLRVTDLWQEALHSRTLFHAEFRLKRRDGEWRYCEARSAPVLSTDGTVREWVGVNADITERRRAEEAMQDAKELAESANRAKSQFIANMSHELRTPLSAVIGYSEMLAEEIEDIGETELLGDVGKIESSARHLLGLINDVLDLSKIEAGRMTVEAVDFDVAAMVDEVADATGSLVAKKGNRLRLDLAADLGRMHSDELKVRQCLMNLVSNAAKFTEGGEIALRARRAGDVVAFEVEDSGIGMTPEQVGRLFQRFTQADESTTRQFGGTGLGLAITRAFARKLGGDVSVRSEPGRGSCFRLELAAQVRSDDGGAAAVSLQPEPAPPGAPAAEAGARILVVDDDAAARDLLARFLKREGFAVTGAADGQAGLTLARALRPQAILLDVEMPKMDGWSVLHALRQDPALVDTPVVMVSVKNEQSLAYALGATDYLLKPVDWDRLKRVVERVHPGKDGTVLVIDDDAGARERMRFALARAGWTVVEAENGRQALERLDGVAPSLILLDLMMPVMDGFAFLKRLRQRPDGGLVPVVVLTAKDVTPDERARLAGQAERIISKGSLSLPDLAQELRDLIPAAGR; encoded by the coding sequence ATGGACGACGGCGATGCGGGGCCGGCCGGGGCCGGACCGACGGCGGCCGACTTCCGCCACCTCGCGGACGCCATCCCGCAGCTCGCCTGGATCGCCGACGGCGAGGGCTCGATCTTCTGGTACAACCGCCGCTGGTACGACTACACCGGGACCACGCTCGACGAGATGCGGGGCCGCGGCTGGGCCAAGGTCCACCACCCGGACCACGTGCTTCACGTCGTGGAACGCTACAATGCGGCCTTCTCGCGCGGCGACACCTGGGAGGACACGTTCCCGCTGCGGCGGCACGATGGCGCGTACCGGTGGTTCCTGTCGCGCGCCGAGCCGCTGCGGGACGGGGCCGGCCGGATCGTGCGCTGGTTCGGCACCAACACGGACGTGACGGAGTCGCGCGAGGCCGAGGCCGCGGTGCGCCGCTCGGAGGAGCGGTTCCGCACGCTGATCTCGGCCTCGGCCGACCTCATCTGGACCGCGGGTCCGGACGGGGGGCTGATCCCGCCGCTGCCGACGTGGCGGGCCTACACGGGCCAGACCGAGGCGGACTACGCGGGCTGGGGCTGGCTCGACATCGTCCACCCCGACGACCGCCTGCGCGTGACCGACCTTTGGCAGGAGGCGCTGCACAGCCGCACGCTGTTCCACGCCGAGTTCCGCCTGAAGCGGCGGGACGGCGAGTGGCGCTACTGCGAGGCCCGGTCCGCCCCCGTGCTGTCGACCGACGGCACCGTGCGCGAATGGGTCGGCGTCAACGCGGACATCACCGAGCGCCGCCGCGCCGAGGAAGCGATGCAGGACGCGAAGGAGCTGGCCGAGAGCGCCAACCGCGCCAAGAGCCAGTTCATCGCCAACATGAGCCACGAGCTGCGCACGCCGCTCTCGGCCGTGATCGGCTACAGCGAGATGCTGGCCGAGGAGATCGAGGACATCGGCGAGACCGAGCTGCTCGGCGACGTCGGCAAGATCGAGTCCTCGGCCCGCCACCTGCTCGGGCTCATCAACGACGTGCTCGACCTGTCGAAGATCGAGGCCGGCCGCATGACGGTCGAGGCCGTGGACTTCGACGTGGCCGCGATGGTGGACGAGGTGGCCGACGCCACGGGCTCGCTCGTCGCCAAGAAGGGGAACCGCCTCCGCCTCGACCTCGCGGCGGACCTCGGCCGCATGCATTCGGACGAGCTGAAGGTCCGGCAGTGCCTGATGAACCTCGTGTCCAACGCGGCCAAGTTCACCGAAGGCGGCGAGATCGCCCTGCGCGCGCGGCGCGCCGGCGACGTCGTCGCCTTCGAGGTCGAGGACAGCGGCATCGGCATGACGCCCGAGCAGGTGGGGCGGCTGTTCCAGCGCTTCACCCAGGCCGACGAGTCGACCACGCGCCAGTTCGGCGGCACCGGGCTCGGCCTCGCCATCACGCGGGCCTTCGCCCGCAAGCTCGGCGGCGACGTTTCCGTGCGCAGCGAACCCGGCCGCGGCTCGTGCTTCCGCCTGGAACTCGCCGCGCAGGTGCGCTCCGACGACGGCGGGGCCGCCGCGGTGTCGCTCCAGCCCGAGCCCGCGCCCCCCGGCGCCCCCGCCGCCGAGGCGGGCGCGCGCATCCTGGTCGTCGACGACGACGCGGCGGCCCGCGACCTGCTGGCACGCTTCTTGAAGCGGGAAGGCTTCGCCGTCACCGGCGCGGCGGACGGGCAGGCGGGGTTGACGCTGGCCCGCGCCCTCCGCCCGCAGGCCATCCTGCTCGACGTGGAGATGCCGAAGATGGACGGCTGGTCGGTGCTCCACGCGCTGCGCCAGGATCCGGCGCTGGTCGACACGCCGGTGGTGATGGTGTCCGTGAAGAACGAGCAGAGCCTGGCCTACGCGCTCGGCGCCACGGACTACCTCCTCAAGCCCGTCGACTGGGACCGGCTGAAGCGCGTGGTGGAGCGCGTCCACCCCGGCAAGGACGGCACGGTGCTGGTGATCGACGACGACGCCGGCGCGCGCGAGCGGATGCGCTTCGCGCTGGCGCGCGCGGGCTGGACCGTGGTGGAGGCGGAGAACGGACGGCAGGCGCTGGAGCGGCTCGACGGCGTCGCGCCGAGCCTCATCCTGCTCGACCTGATGATGCCCGTGATGGACGGCTTCGCCTTCCTGAAGCGCCTGCGCCAGCGCCCCGACGGAGGGCTCGTCCCGGTGGTGGTTTTGACCGCCAAGGATGTTACACCGGACGAAAGGGCCCGCCTCGCCGGACAGGCCGAACGGATCATCAGCAAGGGCAGCCTCAGCCTGCCCGACCTCGCCCAGGAATTGCGGGACCTCATCCCCGCGGCCGGGCGATAG
- a CDS encoding response regulator, translated as MRILLVEDHEEIWDFLSRRLRRRGFEVVLAADGQEGVDKAGSESPDIILLDMNLPIIDGWTAASMIKAESKTAHIPIIALTAHAMSGDREKAIAAGCNDYHPKPVDFSRLLAQIEALGGKAAPARA; from the coding sequence ATGCGCATATTGCTCGTCGAGGACCACGAGGAGATCTGGGACTTCCTGTCCCGGCGGCTGCGGCGGCGCGGCTTCGAGGTCGTGCTCGCGGCCGACGGCCAGGAAGGGGTCGACAAGGCCGGCTCGGAGTCGCCCGACATCATCCTGCTCGACATGAACCTGCCGATCATCGACGGCTGGACGGCGGCCTCGATGATCAAGGCGGAGTCCAAGACGGCCCACATCCCCATCATCGCCCTGACGGCCCACGCCATGTCGGGCGACCGCGAGAAGGCCATCGCGGCCGGCTGCAACGACTACCACCCGAAGCCGGTCGACTTCTCCCGCCTGCTCGCCCAGATCGAGGCGCTGGGCGGCAAGGCGGCCCCGGCGCGGGCCTGA
- a CDS encoding DUF533 domain-containing protein, with product MTEAAAAPRSGFLAGLQRLLERRVDHDGAAPALEIPPTAAPPVGGAADGGDVGRRDRRLRLPQEILDRSLSAKVLDGWLQNRHQVLVPLTFRLGRLEAGDVAVLMRFTATALLNASKADEAARRGVERWLGEVGAAGAAIAQFRAALDAPEPLSRLVAAVRERDLAPYAYAAAVVASDARDPAGRLFANFIAARLALPADAVRSVDRRYRR from the coding sequence GTGACCGAGGCCGCCGCGGCGCCCCGCTCCGGCTTCCTCGCGGGGCTGCAACGCCTGCTGGAGCGGCGGGTCGACCACGACGGCGCCGCCCCCGCGCTCGAGATCCCGCCGACCGCGGCACCCCCGGTGGGCGGCGCGGCCGACGGGGGCGACGTCGGGCGGCGCGACCGCCGGCTGCGGCTGCCGCAGGAGATCCTCGACCGCAGCCTGTCCGCCAAGGTGCTCGACGGCTGGCTGCAGAACCGCCACCAGGTGCTGGTGCCGCTGACGTTCCGGCTCGGCCGGCTGGAGGCGGGCGACGTGGCGGTGCTGATGCGCTTCACCGCGACGGCGCTTCTCAACGCGTCGAAGGCCGACGAGGCGGCCCGCCGCGGGGTCGAGCGCTGGCTCGGGGAGGTGGGGGCGGCGGGCGCGGCGATCGCGCAGTTCCGCGCGGCCCTCGACGCGCCGGAGCCGCTGAGCCGGCTCGTGGCCGCGGTGCGCGAGCGCGATCTCGCCCCCTACGCCTACGCGGCCGCCGTGGTGGCGTCCGACGCGCGCGACCCCGCGGGCCGGCTCTTCGCCAACTTCATCGCGGCGCGCCTCGCGCTGCCGGCCGACGCCGTGCGCTCGGTGGACCGCCGCTACAGGCGGTGA
- a CDS encoding nucleobase:cation symporter-2 family protein translates to MSMVTAPFAALPPVAPAAAAVDERLPPSRLLPLAVQHVLVMYAGAVAVPLIVGRALNLPPDQVAFLISADLFAGGLATLVQSFGLPGIGIRLPVMMGVTFASVGPMLAMAATPEVGLLGIYGAVIGAGLFALLAAPFVSRLLPLFPPVVTGTIILVIGVSLMRVGINWAGGGLPTVTRVVDGVPGAFANPTYGQLAGMGVSAFVLLVILALIRFGRGFVANVSVLLGIVAGAALSAALGIMHFDKVAGAPWFDLVVPFRFGVPSFHPVPVLTMCIVMMVVMVESLGMFLALGEITGKPIGPADLTRGLRADGLGTVIGGVFNTFPYTSFSQNVGLVGVTGVRSRFVTVAGGVVMLVLGLLPKMGALVEAVPQVVLGGAGLVMFGMVAATGARILTAVDFAGNSRNLFVVAVSVGFGMIPIVAPTFFRAMPDALHPLLESGILLAAVAAVALNAFFNGIAGAEEAGRAAAAMASAVEHP, encoded by the coding sequence ATGTCCATGGTGACCGCCCCCTTCGCCGCTCTGCCGCCCGTCGCGCCGGCCGCCGCGGCGGTTGACGAGCGCCTGCCGCCGTCGCGCCTGCTGCCCCTCGCCGTCCAGCACGTCCTCGTCATGTATGCCGGCGCCGTCGCGGTGCCCCTGATCGTCGGCCGCGCCCTGAACCTGCCGCCCGACCAGGTGGCCTTCCTGATCAGCGCCGACCTGTTCGCGGGCGGGCTCGCCACGCTGGTGCAGAGCTTCGGCCTGCCCGGCATCGGCATCCGGCTCCCGGTGATGATGGGCGTCACCTTCGCGTCGGTCGGCCCCATGCTGGCCATGGCGGCGACGCCCGAGGTCGGCCTCCTCGGCATCTACGGCGCCGTGATCGGCGCCGGGCTCTTCGCCCTGCTGGCCGCGCCCTTCGTGAGCCGCCTCCTGCCCCTGTTCCCGCCCGTGGTCACCGGCACCATCATCCTGGTGATCGGGGTGTCGCTGATGCGGGTCGGCATCAACTGGGCGGGCGGAGGCCTGCCCACCGTGACGCGCGTCGTCGACGGCGTGCCGGGCGCCTTCGCCAACCCCACCTACGGGCAGCTGGCCGGCATGGGCGTCTCGGCCTTCGTGCTCCTGGTCATCCTGGCGCTGATCAGGTTCGGGCGCGGCTTCGTGGCCAACGTGTCGGTGCTGCTCGGCATCGTGGCGGGCGCGGCGCTGTCGGCGGCGCTCGGCATCATGCACTTCGACAAGGTGGCGGGCGCGCCCTGGTTCGACCTCGTCGTGCCGTTCCGCTTCGGGGTGCCGAGCTTCCACCCCGTGCCGGTGCTGACCATGTGCATCGTCATGATGGTTGTGATGGTGGAGTCGCTCGGCATGTTCCTCGCCCTCGGCGAGATCACCGGCAAGCCGATCGGCCCCGCCGACCTCACCCGCGGCCTGCGCGCCGACGGCCTCGGCACGGTCATCGGCGGCGTGTTCAACACCTTCCCCTACACGTCCTTCTCGCAGAACGTCGGCCTCGTCGGGGTGACGGGCGTGCGCTCCCGCTTCGTCACGGTGGCGGGCGGCGTCGTCATGCTGGTGCTCGGGCTCCTGCCCAAGATGGGCGCCCTGGTCGAGGCCGTGCCCCAGGTGGTGCTGGGCGGGGCGGGCCTCGTCATGTTCGGCATGGTGGCCGCCACCGGCGCCCGCATCCTCACCGCGGTGGACTTCGCGGGCAACTCCAGGAACCTGTTCGTGGTCGCGGTGTCGGTCGGCTTCGGCATGATCCCGATCGTCGCCCCGACCTTCTTCCGCGCCATGCCGGACGCGCTGCACCCGCTCCTCGAATCCGGCATCCTGCTCGCCGCCGTGGCCGCGGTGGCGCTCAACGCCTTCTTCAACGGGATCGCCGGGGCCGAGGAGGCCGGCCGGGCCGCCGCCGCCATGGCGTCGGCGGTCGAGCACCCCTGA
- a CDS encoding CBS domain-containing protein, whose product MRVAEVMSTVVEFIAGNAPVKEAAELMGELDVGALPVGTPDALEGVVTDRDLLFRVVAAGLDPNATLVRDVASRSMISCRETDELQVAMDLMAANHVRRLPVLDDRGAVAGWVTLADVSRKLLVDSRSLQAALSEITEAGRGEG is encoded by the coding sequence GTGAGAGTCGCTGAGGTGATGAGCACGGTGGTGGAGTTCATCGCGGGCAACGCCCCGGTGAAGGAAGCCGCCGAACTGATGGGCGAGCTCGACGTCGGCGCCCTCCCGGTCGGCACGCCGGACGCGCTCGAAGGCGTCGTGACCGACCGGGACCTGCTGTTCCGCGTGGTGGCGGCCGGCCTCGACCCCAACGCCACGCTGGTGCGCGACGTCGCGTCCCGCTCGATGATCTCCTGCCGCGAGACGGACGAGCTGCAGGTCGCCATGGACCTGATGGCGGCCAACCACGTCCGCCGCCTCCCCGTCCTCGACGACCGCGGCGCCGTCGCCGGCTGGGTGACGCTGGCCGACGTGTCGCGCAAGCTCCTGGTCGACAGCCGCAGCCTGCAGGCCGCGCTGAGCGAGATCACCGAGGCCGGGCGCGGCGAGGGCTGA
- a CDS encoding polyphenol oxidase family protein has product MTLRPISAPALGDPRIAHGFFTREGGVSTGIYASLNGGIGSRDARESVIENRRRMAEALGVAADHLVLPHLVHSPDAVAISAPFGHEDRPRCDGLATRTPGLALAVTGADCGIVLLADAEAGVVGACHSGWKGAVFGVLESTVEAMLGLGATRAGIAAVLGPTIAAASYEVGPEFRARVAERDATYEAFFAPSPRAGHHRFDLPGFICHRLRGTGIGRVVDLALDTYADEARFFSYRRATHRGEPDYGRLVGAIALKG; this is encoded by the coding sequence ATGACGCTCCGGCCCATCTCCGCCCCGGCGCTCGGCGATCCCCGGATCGCGCACGGCTTCTTCACGCGCGAGGGCGGCGTCTCGACGGGGATCTACGCCTCGCTCAACGGCGGCATCGGCTCGCGCGACGCGCGCGAGAGCGTGATCGAGAACCGCCGCCGCATGGCGGAGGCGCTCGGCGTCGCGGCGGACCACCTCGTGCTGCCCCACCTCGTCCATTCGCCCGACGCGGTCGCGATCTCGGCCCCGTTCGGCCACGAGGACCGGCCGCGCTGCGACGGGCTCGCCACCCGCACGCCGGGGCTCGCGCTGGCCGTCACGGGCGCGGACTGCGGCATCGTGCTCCTGGCCGACGCGGAGGCCGGCGTCGTCGGCGCCTGCCATTCGGGCTGGAAGGGCGCGGTGTTCGGCGTGCTCGAATCCACCGTCGAGGCCATGCTGGGGCTCGGCGCGACGCGCGCCGGCATCGCGGCCGTGCTCGGCCCCACCATCGCGGCCGCGTCCTACGAGGTCGGCCCGGAGTTCCGCGCCCGCGTGGCGGAGCGGGACGCGACCTATGAGGCCTTCTTCGCGCCCTCGCCCCGCGCCGGGCACCACCGCTTCGACCTGCCGGGCTTCATCTGCCACCGGCTGCGCGGCACCGGCATCGGCCGCGTCGTCGACCTCGCGCTCGACACCTACGCCGACGAGGCCCGCTTCTTCTCCTACCGCCGCGCGACGCATCGCGGCGAGCCCGACTACGGGCGGCTCGTCGGCGCCATCGCGCTCAAGGGGTGA
- a CDS encoding class I SAM-dependent methyltransferase, translating to MTSRLGDEIRALILDGGPIGVDRYMALCLGHPTLGYYLTRDPFGAAGDFTTAPETSQMFGELVGAWAAAVWASMGAPDRLRLVELGPGRGTLLADALRALRRVPPLFAALDLHLVETSPALRDAQRRALDGCGVPASWHAGVEDVPPGPAIVIANEFFDALPVRHYVKTPGGWRQRLVGLAGDALSFGLAPEPEPAIRVEAPDGAVLEVGLVAQGLAKGLAARIARDGGAALVIDYGYAKPAFAETLQAVRRHGFTDPLAEPGLADLSAHVDFGGLRRAAEGAGAAVHGPLPQGAFLRALGLGARAAALKARATPEQAAAIDAAAERLATPGTAGRPGMGELFKVLAIASPSLPVPPGFEVPPP from the coding sequence ATGACGAGCCGCCTCGGCGACGAGATCCGCGCCCTGATCCTCGACGGGGGGCCGATCGGCGTCGACCGCTACATGGCGCTGTGCCTCGGCCACCCAACCCTCGGCTACTATCTCACCCGCGACCCCTTCGGCGCGGCCGGAGACTTCACCACGGCCCCCGAGACGAGCCAGATGTTCGGCGAGCTCGTCGGCGCCTGGGCGGCGGCGGTCTGGGCCTCCATGGGCGCGCCCGACCGGCTGCGCCTCGTCGAGCTCGGCCCCGGCCGCGGCACCCTGCTCGCGGACGCGCTGCGCGCCCTGCGCCGCGTGCCGCCCCTGTTCGCGGCGCTCGACCTCCACCTCGTCGAGACCAGCCCGGCGCTGCGCGACGCGCAGCGCCGGGCGCTCGACGGCTGCGGCGTCCCCGCGTCCTGGCACGCGGGCGTCGAGGACGTGCCGCCCGGCCCGGCCATCGTGATCGCCAACGAGTTCTTCGACGCCCTGCCGGTGCGCCACTACGTGAAGACCCCGGGCGGCTGGCGGCAGCGGCTCGTCGGGCTCGCGGGCGACGCGCTGAGCTTCGGCCTCGCGCCCGAGCCCGAGCCCGCCATCCGGGTCGAGGCGCCGGACGGGGCCGTGCTGGAGGTGGGGCTCGTCGCGCAGGGGCTCGCCAAGGGGCTCGCGGCCCGCATCGCGCGCGACGGCGGCGCCGCGCTGGTGATCGACTATGGCTATGCCAAGCCCGCCTTCGCCGAAACGCTGCAGGCCGTGCGCCGCCACGGCTTCACCGATCCCCTGGCCGAGCCGGGCCTCGCCGACCTGTCGGCCCACGTCGACTTCGGCGGGCTGCGCCGCGCGGCCGAGGGCGCCGGCGCCGCCGTGCACGGGCCCTTGCCGCAGGGCGCCTTCCTGCGCGCGCTCGGCTTGGGCGCCCGCGCCGCCGCGCTGAAGGCGCGCGCGACCCCCGAGCAGGCCGCCGCGATCGACGCCGCGGCCGAGCGCCTCGCCACGCCCGGCACGGCGGGGCGCCCCGGCATGGGCGAGCTGTTCAAGGTCCTGGCGATCGCCTCGCCCTCCCTCCCCGTCCCGCCCGGCTTCGAGGTTCCACCGCCATGA